From Ignisphaera aggregans DSM 17230, the proteins below share one genomic window:
- a CDS encoding geranylgeranylglyceryl diphosphate synthase (COGs: COG1646 phosphate-binding protein with TIM-barrel fold~InterPro IPR008205:IPR010946~KEGG: sai:Saci_0728 geranylgeranylglyceryl phosphate synthase-like protein~PFAM: PcrB family protein~PRIAM: Phosphoglycerol geranylgeranyltransferase~SPTR: Q4JAS3 Geranylgeranylglyceryl phosphate synthase~TIGRFAM: geranylgeranylglyceryl phosphate synthase; geranylgeranylglyceryl phosphate synthase family protein~PFAM: PcrB family~TIGRFAM: geranylgeranylglyceryl phosphate synthase; geranylgeranylglyceryl phosphate synthase family protein), whose product MYSMRFRGKVYTYIKREIEDGGKLHFSLVDPEKVLNLEDLRKTLRALVEAGTNAILIGGSLNVFNEDVEKIVDIVEELEVPSILFPGSIAGIAKNADAIMMLSLLNSDDVYFIVGAQAYAAPIIKRLGLEVLPTGYIVVGEAHTSVSIMGRARMIPFDKPEICAAYALAGKYMGMRFIYLEAGSGAPKPVPPEFVRVVKKAIEDTILIVGGGIRSSEVALEIANAGADIIVTGTIIEKDLERAIKIISSLRRK is encoded by the coding sequence GTGTATAGTATGAGATTTCGAGGTAAGGTGTATACATATATAAAGAGGGAGATAGAGGACGGAGGTAAACTTCACTTCTCATTAGTCGATCCAGAGAAAGTTCTAAATCTTGAGGATCTTAGAAAGACTCTAAGAGCTCTTGTTGAAGCAGGGACAAATGCTATATTAATTGGTGGAAGTTTAAATGTATTTAATGAAGACGTTGAAAAAATTGTTGATATAGTTGAAGAGCTGGAGGTACCATCAATACTATTCCCAGGGAGTATAGCTGGTATAGCTAAGAATGCTGATGCAATAATGATGCTATCTCTATTAAATTCTGATGATGTATATTTCATAGTGGGTGCACAAGCATATGCAGCACCAATAATAAAGAGACTTGGTCTTGAGGTACTGCCTACAGGTTATATAGTTGTTGGAGAGGCCCATACATCTGTAAGTATAATGGGTAGAGCTAGAATGATACCATTTGATAAACCTGAGATCTGTGCAGCATACGCTCTTGCAGGAAAGTATATGGGAATGAGATTCATATATCTTGAAGCAGGTTCTGGAGCTCCAAAACCTGTACCACCAGAGTTTGTCAGGGTTGTTAAAAAGGCTATAGAGGATACAATACTTATAGTTGGTGGAGGTATAAGATCTAGTGAAGTTGCTTTAGAGATAGCTAATGCTGGAGCAGATATTATAGTTACAGGTACCATTATTGAGAAAGATTTAGAGAGAGCTATAAAGATAATATCATCTTTAAGGAGAAAGTAG
- a CDS encoding transcriptional regulator, AsnC family (InterPro IPR019887~KEGG: sai:Saci_0731 hypothetical protein~PFAM: Transcription regulator, AsnC-type-like~SPTR: Q4JAS0 Conserved Archaeal protein~PFAM: AsnC family): MWYIDMPEALVLINTDVGAEEEVLAQVKNIPGVKEVHIVYGVYDLYAKIEAESVEKLKDIISSKIRKIPKVKSTITMVIVSSTSK, encoded by the coding sequence ATGTGGTATATAGATATGCCAGAAGCATTAGTCCTAATAAATACTGATGTTGGTGCAGAAGAAGAAGTATTGGCGCAAGTAAAGAATATCCCAGGTGTAAAAGAGGTTCATATAGTATATGGAGTCTATGATCTCTATGCAAAGATTGAGGCTGAAAGTGTTGAAAAGCTTAAAGATATTATATCATCGAAGATAAGGAAGATACCCAAGGTTAAATCTACAATTACAATGGTTATAGTATCATCTACATCAAAATAG
- a CDS encoding tRNA(Ile2) 2-agmatinylcytidine synthetase (COGs: COG1571 DNA-binding protein containing a Zn-ribbon domain~InterPro IPR004365:IPR013696~KEGG: smr:Smar_1362 hypothetical protein~PFAM: domain of unknown function DUF1743; nucleic acid binding OB-fold tRNA/helicase-type~SPTR: A3DP93 Putative uncharacterized protein~PFAM: Domain of unknown function (DUF1743)), whose amino-acid sequence MYENFCIYHIGLDDFDLLSYGCTTHVATYLLHSLAKRFSSIVFIDYPNLVRLNPSIPWKTRGNGAIAIRIAMECTDLNNLLEAAEDIIDEYYEKYGVRTKDVVSSDREPGLVVVRNGIVNDMGSLYITALTDVLLPEIVKKKIDKYGRENIVVSKRYCGRGIVGAAASVGWIAIDSDYTYELLVYRSEKFYSLDRCVNEESVKYFDSITKDRTFNNIDVDSNRILITSHGRDPILYGVRGEDPEVLLKALDIIRVCEPISSWTIFRTNQATDAHAIDRSVSSLRVYRTGKIRVTISSKPSIGMGGTVIINGFDATGSITLAFFRPSYLNRYASMLIPGDVIEANGHVKPWNIGPVFHVEKFSVLKLAPLYRCKAPRCPYCRKRLTKMGRGKGYKCDKCGYSVINPDLECEYIERKIRLGLYIPPPRALKHLIKPIERYGKEKYRHRYPIELKLSQITKILETSI is encoded by the coding sequence ATGTATGAAAATTTCTGTATTTATCACATAGGGCTAGACGATTTTGATTTATTAAGCTATGGATGTACAACTCATGTAGCTACATATTTACTTCATTCATTAGCAAAAAGATTTAGCTCTATAGTATTTATTGATTATCCAAATCTAGTAAGACTAAACCCATCTATACCTTGGAAGACTAGAGGAAATGGAGCTATAGCGATTAGAATAGCAATGGAGTGTACTGATCTGAACAATCTTCTAGAGGCTGCTGAAGATATTATAGATGAATATTATGAAAAATATGGTGTTAGAACTAAGGATGTTGTATCAAGTGATAGAGAGCCTGGACTAGTTGTAGTAAGAAACGGTATTGTAAATGATATGGGATCTTTATACATAACTGCATTAACTGATGTACTCTTACCCGAGATTGTTAAAAAGAAGATTGATAAATATGGAAGGGAGAATATTGTGGTAAGCAAAAGATATTGTGGTAGAGGAATCGTTGGTGCTGCTGCTTCAGTGGGGTGGATTGCTATAGATTCTGATTACACATATGAGCTTTTAGTTTATAGATCAGAAAAGTTCTATTCATTAGATAGATGTGTAAATGAAGAATCTGTTAAATATTTTGATAGCATTACTAAGGATAGAACTTTTAATAATATTGACGTTGATTCTAATAGAATATTGATTACATCTCATGGAAGAGATCCTATACTCTATGGCGTTCGTGGAGAAGATCCAGAGGTATTACTAAAAGCATTAGATATTATCAGGGTATGTGAACCTATTTCTTCATGGACTATCTTTAGAACGAACCAAGCAACTGATGCCCATGCAATCGATAGAAGTGTAAGTAGCTTGAGGGTCTATAGAACAGGAAAAATAAGAGTGACCATATCTTCAAAGCCGTCCATAGGAATGGGGGGAACCGTTATTATCAATGGTTTTGATGCTACAGGTAGTATTACTCTCGCATTTTTTAGACCATCATATCTAAATAGATATGCATCCATGTTAATACCTGGAGATGTTATTGAGGCTAATGGACATGTAAAGCCATGGAACATAGGTCCTGTTTTTCACGTGGAGAAGTTTTCGGTATTAAAACTAGCTCCCTTATACAGATGTAAAGCCCCTCGATGTCCATACTGTAGAAAGAGATTAACAAAGATGGGACGAGGTAAGGGATATAAATGTGATAAATGTGGATATAGTGTAATAAATCCAGATCTTGAGTGTGAATATATAGAGAGAAAAATTAGATTAGGGCTTTATATACCTCCGCCAAGAGCATTAAAACACCTTATAAAACCTATTGAGAGGTATGGAAAGGAAAAGTACCGTCATAGGTATCCTATTGAGTTAAAACTTAGCCAAATAACAAAGATTTTAGAAACCTCTATTTAA
- a CDS encoding Protein of unknown function DUF367 (COGs: COG2042 conserved hypothetical protein~InterPro IPR007177~KEGG: mka:MK0638 hypothetical protein~PFAM: Protein of unknown function DUF367~SPTR: Q8TXM4 UPF0293 protein MK0638~PFAM: Domain of unknown function (DUF367)), translating into MVKIMILIGREDDPDKCTGERLVRSGIAKEIRRLSEIPHCSILLNPIASSYLKRSDRIYIESCGIVAIDISWKQSLYLLRKALSMHTKNRVLPILIAANPINYGKPFKLSTAEAIAASLFITGFIEEANAILNEFKWGPQFLELNRYRLERYSQADSDEELDKIQKELFNIDSSDKILDLIHRFIYKDLEK; encoded by the coding sequence ATGGTCAAAATAATGATATTGATTGGAAGGGAGGATGATCCGGATAAATGTACAGGTGAGAGGCTTGTTAGAAGTGGTATAGCTAAAGAGATTAGGAGGCTTTCAGAAATTCCGCATTGTAGCATACTATTGAATCCAATTGCAAGTAGCTATCTAAAGAGAAGTGATAGAATTTATATTGAGAGCTGTGGTATAGTGGCAATAGATATTTCTTGGAAACAGAGTCTCTATCTATTAAGAAAAGCATTATCTATGCATACAAAAAATAGAGTTTTACCAATACTAATAGCTGCAAATCCTATTAACTATGGAAAGCCATTTAAATTAAGTACAGCTGAAGCTATAGCTGCATCCCTATTTATTACAGGTTTTATAGAGGAGGCCAATGCTATATTAAATGAATTTAAATGGGGCCCCCAATTCTTAGAATTAAATAGGTATAGACTAGAGAGATATTCTCAAGCAGATTCAGATGAAGAACTAGATAAAATCCAAAAAGAACTCTTTAATATAGATAGCAGTGATAAGATATTAGATCTGATACACAGATTCATATATAAGGATTTGGAGAAATAG
- a CDS encoding translation initiation factor 2B subunit I family (IF-2BI) (COGs: COG0182 translation initiation factor 2B subunit eIF-2B alpha/beta/delta family~InterPro IPR000649:IPR011559:IPR005251~KEGG: dka:DKAM_1213 translation initiation factor, aIF-2B alpha subunit-related~PFAM: initiation factor 2B related~PRIAM: S-methyl-5-thioribose-1-phosphate isomerase~SPTR: B8D608 Translation initiation factor, aIF-2B alpha subunit-related~TIGRFAM: translation initiation factor, aIF-2BI family; eIF-2B alpha/beta/delta-related uncharacterized protein~PFAM: Initiation factor 2 subunit family~TIGRFAM: ribose-1,5-bisphosphate isomerase, e2b2 family; eIF-2B alpha/beta/delta-related uncharacterized proteins; S-methyl-5-thioribose-1-phosphate isomerase) has protein sequence MSKYPLIVRAVEWVDGKVRWINTNLLPYEELYEESQDHERIARAIESMEIRGAPAIGVAAALAIAATALKFSNINSVDELKDIISKAIERLRRTRPTAFNLFWALNRISNVLSRNYSSVEALRKAIVDEALSIYHEDIETNIKIGEIGEKLIDDGDTILTHCNAGALATAAFGTALGVIRAAWYNGKKIKVIATETRPVLQGARLTVWELKKEGIPVTLVTDNMVGYIMYKGLVNKVIVGADRILLDGFVINKIGTYSIAIIAKRHGVPFYVAAPTSTIDPVSSINDIVIEERNANEVRYIMNKMLITMPDVDVLNPAFDVTPPELVTSIITEKGIIEPPFRENIMKILSL, from the coding sequence ATGTCTAAATATCCTCTCATTGTAAGAGCTGTTGAATGGGTTGATGGAAAGGTTAGGTGGATCAATACAAATCTTTTGCCATATGAAGAACTATATGAAGAAAGTCAAGACCATGAAAGGATAGCTAGAGCCATAGAGTCTATGGAGATTAGAGGAGCTCCCGCTATAGGTGTTGCTGCAGCTTTAGCTATTGCAGCAACAGCACTGAAATTTAGTAATATTAATAGTGTTGATGAGCTAAAAGACATTATCTCTAAAGCGATAGAGAGACTTCGAAGAACTAGGCCAACAGCGTTTAATCTCTTTTGGGCTCTCAATAGAATCTCAAATGTTTTATCAAGGAATTACTCTAGTGTAGAAGCCTTGAGAAAGGCTATAGTGGATGAAGCACTTAGTATCTATCATGAAGATATTGAGACCAATATAAAGATTGGTGAGATAGGTGAGAAGCTTATAGATGATGGAGATACAATTCTTACGCATTGTAATGCTGGTGCATTAGCAACAGCAGCATTTGGCACAGCATTAGGGGTGATAAGAGCTGCATGGTATAATGGGAAAAAGATTAAGGTTATAGCAACTGAGACTAGACCTGTACTACAAGGAGCTAGACTTACAGTATGGGAGCTTAAGAAGGAGGGTATACCTGTAACATTGGTGACGGATAATATGGTTGGATATATTATGTATAAAGGACTTGTCAATAAGGTTATTGTTGGCGCTGATAGGATTCTTCTCGATGGATTTGTTATAAATAAGATAGGTACCTATTCTATAGCCATTATAGCTAAAAGACATGGAGTGCCTTTCTATGTAGCAGCTCCTACATCAACTATAGATCCTGTATCATCTATAAATGATATTGTGATAGAGGAGAGAAATGCTAATGAGGTTAGATATATAATGAATAAGATGCTCATAACTATGCCAGATGTAGATGTACTAAATCCAGCATTTGATGTAACTCCACCAGAGCTCGTTACCTCTATAATAACAGAGAAAGGTATTATAGAACCTCCATTTAGAGAAAATATTATGAAGATTTTATCTCTGTAG
- a CDS encoding Sec61beta (KEGG: iho:Igni_1061 Sec61beta~PFAM: Sec61beta family) yields MSSRKKRTGPGLSSYVGLVRFYEEVEEQVKLNPYLIISIAIATSVIVILLKIFVPKP; encoded by the coding sequence ATGTCAAGTAGAAAAAAGAGAACAGGTCCTGGATTATCGAGTTATGTAGGACTAGTAAGATTTTATGAGGAGGTGGAGGAACAGGTTAAACTAAATCCTTATCTAATCATATCGATAGCTATAGCCACATCTGTAATAGTAATTCTCCTTAAAATATTTGTTCCAAAACCATAG
- a CDS encoding conserved hypothetical protein (InterPro IPR007527~KEGG: sso:SSO0261 hypothetical protein~SPTR: Q980M9 Putative uncharacterized protein) has product MRFIELIDSDSGMKFYVYRGVDHDYIVSPCRMCTCKDFIVNFIGRKREYPCYHVVGFFIAIKENKIYRLYTTSDRIISVITEISYQGYSQTLRKLFKKSS; this is encoded by the coding sequence ATGAGGTTTATAGAGCTTATAGATAGTGATAGTGGAATGAAATTCTATGTATATAGAGGAGTGGATCATGACTACATTGTTTCACCATGTAGAATGTGTACATGTAAAGACTTTATAGTTAATTTTATAGGGCGGAAGAGAGAATATCCGTGTTACCATGTAGTAGGATTTTTTATAGCTATAAAAGAGAATAAGATATATAGACTATATACCACATCAGATAGAATTATATCTGTAATAACAGAGATATCATATCAAGGCTATTCACAAACACTTCGAAAGTTATTTAAGAAGAGCTCATAA